GCCTCGTTTTGGCTGTGCTGATTGCGGCGGGGAAATACCGGATCCCATTCCGAACTCCGAAGTCAAGCCCGCCTGCGGCAATGGTACTGCACCCTTAGGTGTGGAAGAGTAGCTCTGTGCAGCCTTTCATTTCTTGCCCTCACCATCCGTGAGGGCTTTTTTTTTGCCCACTTTTATCTGATTGCTTTTCAATCTTTTTTCTCTTAGCTAAAATTATTATTTTTCTTCCCATATTTTATTTTCTGGAAAATTTAGTTTCCTTTCATACTGGAAAAGATACAAATTTAAATAAACGAATGATATATCAGTAACTTTTGTTAATATACTAAGCAAAATTTTTCCTAGAATATTTTATTAATTAGCAAAGTGTTTATTTAATGTATATTGCAATCTTTCGTATTCATTGTAAAAAAAATTAAAATTCAAAAAATAAAATTATGGACATTGATTTATAAAAATTATGAATTTATATAAAAAAACAAAATAGTAAATTTTTACTATTTTGTTTCAAAGGTACAGTATATGATTTTTCAAAGTAAACAGAAAATAGTAATTGCTTCTCTACTAATTTTTCCTTCCCATTTTATTTACGCACAATCAGAAACAAATACTAATAATTTAGGAGAAATTACATTTTTTCCTAAAGAAGATGATCTCTATAATGAAACAAGTATTCAATTTTTAAATTCTAATGCTGATGGGAGTAATAATTATGCTAATCAATCAAACTCTCAAAATTGGAAAAGTTCTGCGACTACTTACAAGCATCAAAGCCATTTTTCTTTTGCTAAAAATCATACTTTAGGTCTTTTATTGACATATTCGACTGTAGAAAGTGATACTACAAGTACCCAGTATTCTATAATATCAAATCAGACAAATACTTCCAAAAATTCATACAAATGGAAGGGATTGCAAAATCCATTATTTATCTATCAAACTCGTTTACAAGAGCAACTAAATAATGATTCATATAATTTAGATTTCAATGTAGAATTTTCACCTAATATATTTCCTGCAAAATCGGCCTCTACAGATTCAGTTGGGACAGTTGCTTCTGGAAATAACTTATTTGCTCTTGGACTTAATTTAAGCAAAAAAATGCAAAATTCTAATTTTATAAAAAGTGGGATTTCTCTTAATTACTACACTGAAACAAAAAATGAATCATCTAGTAGCGATAATAGGAATACAAAAGTTGATCCGTTTGTTTCAGGCAGTATTTTTCTCCAAGGGCAAAAATTTTTCAACCCTAAATTAGCTATTTCCTTAAAAGGGGAATTTTATTATGTTGCAAAGAAAACATATAATTATTTCTATAATGGAAATTCAAATGGTTATTCAAAAACAGATCCATCTTATACAGTAGATGGTCAATTAAGGATAGATTATATTGCAATTGAAAATTCATTTACATTATTTTCATCTTTTAATTATAGCTATGAATTTGAAAATAAAAGCTATTCTTCAAATGACACAGTATCAAATAATAAAAATATGTATTCTACAGCAATTGCTTTAGGAACAACTTATTTACTATGATTATAAGACTCTTTTAACAATATTCTTAAAAAATAAATTGTGAAAATATAGTATAAAATTATTAAAAATCTTCTTGGTACTATAATAATTCAAATATAGTATTTTCAAATGAATGCTTTTTTTATTAATTATTGCTAGGTTAAAAATTAGCTTTCATTCGGCATCTGTTTGAAAGATTCAGGAAGCCCAGGAGTAGTTGTAAATAGATTTGCTGCAATTCTATATATTGATTTATATCCTGACTCTTCCCACATTTTTCTTAAAACATATACCATTTTAGGATTATGCTCTTCTTTTTCTAAAAAGGCACTTTCTATAATATTTTTCCAATATTTAGAAATATTAATATCATTAAAATCATCAAATTTATTGTAATATTTATCAATTAATTGATTAAATTCATTTTTGTTTGGCATTGTCACCATAGCAAATAGTATACAATTCATACCAATCCAATAATTTTTTAAACACTCTTGCTCTTCTTCTTTATTTAAATAGAAAGCGATTTCTTTTAATGCATGAAGAGAAGTTAAGAGATGGAGAACTACAAAATTGCATGAATGGTGCAGATAAATTAAAGTAGTTAAATAAAATAATTCATTCCATGATTCTTCCGTTGATAAATTACTTATCCATGCTTGTTCTAAATAAATTAATGGATGGCCATATTTAAGAACTGTCGCTATTCTTAATTGGGTTCCTGAACGTTTTAATTCTGGATGGAAATTAAAATTATTCTCTTCCTCTTCTTTTTTTAAAATGGAATCAATATAGTGTTTAAATTGTTGAGGATCTTTATCAATTTCTTCTAAGATATTTAAAAAAGAATGTATTGGAGAGTTAAAAACTTGATTATCTTCTTTTAAAACTTTTTCAGGATGACACGATATAAATGAAAAGCATAAGTAAGCTAATCCTTCAGTAATCATACATTTATTTTTAATATCTAAACCCCAACCTAAATGGATAGCCGCATGAGTTAATGAGCTAACCCAACCAGGTAGTAATTGCGGTAAATATTCGGAAAGAACTCTATTTAATCCATTTATTTCAATTTCAGATTTAAAAAATTCATAATAAGAAGTATAACTTGTCCTTTTTCCTAAATAATCTTTCCAATTTTGTTTAGTTATATGATATTTTGAGATTTTTGGGGGTTCTAATCCACAACCATAAGTCGTACATTCAATATATTCAAAATAAAATTTATTTATTAAGTTAATGTCTGCTGAAAGTCTTGCAAGAGCAACAACTGCATGCTTATTGTGATTAGATAAGTGTCCATTAAATTCAATATGATTTGAGATATCATTAAGTAGATCTGGAACTGATTTTAAACTTCTATAAAAATTACTATCAATTATATTTTCCATAGCTACTTCCTATATTTTTATTTTATTTTTAAACTTTGCTTTAAAAAAGGTAATTTTTCTAATTTAGATAAGTAAACACCTGTTATAATTAATATGATTCCAAGAATTTGTGCAAAAATTGAGATTTTATTTTTGAAATTAAAATCTAGTAATACGCTAGAAATCATTTGACCACTTATTACAAGTAAAGCGGTTTTTACAGCCCCTATTTTTGTAAATACATAACTATTTAATGTAACAAATAAGGCTCCGAAAACACCGCCTAATAAATATACTAAAGGTATTGTGGTTGTATATATATATTTGTAGCTATCTATGAAATAAAGGAGAAAGCTTAAAAATAAAAAACCACCTAAATGATTCCATAATGAAGCTTTTAAAGGGCCAACATAAAAACTTAGTTTTCCATTAATAGATCTACTAGTTCCAATTATGACACCATTTAAAATAGCAAGGAATATAAAATATGTCATTGCTTAAGTCCTAAAATTAATAATGAGCCAACTTCCAGTTAAAATGAGAAAAATAACTAAAAAATCTTTTAAATTCACAGATTTTTTCATAGTACCAAATAATCCAAATAGGTCTGAAATAATTCCAAAAATAATTTGCCCAACTAACATTAAAGATAGAGTACCTGAAAGACCTAAAGTTGTATTTACTGCAATTACTGCCAAAATTACTGTAAAAGCTCCAGGAATTCCTCCAAAGTAACTCCAGATCGGAATGTTTTTTAGTGTTTCTTTTTTAGTTTTATTAACAACAGAATTTAAGTATATAATAAGAATAGCTGTTAGCGTTCCTATACCGTGAGCGCTCCAAGAAGCAAATAAAGGCGAAGTTGTTTTAGCTAAATGACTATTAAAATTAATCATTAAAGTAAGAACAACTCCAGCAAGCAGTCCAAGAATCCATGATGGTGAAAGTGTACTTTTCATTTTATTTCCGCTAGTTTTGTTTTAGTATATATTGAATAACGTTATTAAAATTATCAGAAATAAGTTCAGGCTCAGCAGTTTCTAGTTTGCTTTTATCATGAATTCCATAAGTTACACCTATACCACGTAAACCAGCATCTTTTGCCATAAGCAAATCATGTGTAGTATCACCAATCATAAAAGAATTTTTAGGGTCTAATTGTAATTTTTCGATAACAAATAAACCCATTTCTGGGTGTGGTTTTGCTTGTTTAACAAGATCTGCCCCAACTATTAAGTCAAAATAATTAAGCAGCTCTGCAGCAGATAATAGATTATTTGCACTCTTTAGATATTTACTAGTAGCAATTGCTAATATAAATCCGTGTTCTTTTAAGTTTGTAAGACCTTCGATAACACCAGGAAAAATAAGTTTTTTAGCTTTGGGTAAAACTATTTCATTAAATGCTTTGTGATAGTTTTTAATTGCTAACAAAATAAGATCATTTTCTAATTCGACATTTAGTAGAGAGGCAAATGCTTTTTCTAGAGGAAGTCCTATCGTATTTCTGATATCGATAACACCTACATTATTGTAATTTAAACATTTTAAAGAATATAAAAATCCTTCTACAATTCCAGCAGGTGTATCTATTAGTGTTCCATCTAAATCAAAGATAACTCCATTTTTCATACACTTTATTCTCACTTAAATTGTTAAATATTAGTTTAACATTTGATTTTGTAAATAATTCATATGTGCTTTTGCCAATTTTCCAGCTAATTCTGCAGTACTAATTAAAACAGACATATTTGCTTTAACGGTTTTACCTGCAGTCGCTTGAGCAACAGCTTTCATAAGATAAGGAGTAGCCATTGGTCCTTTAATTCCAGCATGTTCTGCTGCTATCATTGCTTTATTAATTATTTCTTCAACTTCTTCTCTTGCAATAGCATCTTCAGTATTTATTGGACTTGTAATTAATACAGAACTTTTATTTCCTAATTCCCAATGTTTTTCAATAATTTTTGCAATTACTTCATCATCATCAACTCTATGTGGACTTTTTATGCCGCTAGAAATGCAGTAAAATGCAGGAAAATCATCTGACTTATAAGAAATAATTGGAATGCATTGGGTTTCTAAGTATTCCATAGTTAAATTTAAGTCTAGAATATTTTTAGCACCTGCACAAACAACAGCGACTTTCGAACGTGTAAATTGAATTAAATCGGCTGAAATATCCATACTAGTTTCAGCCCCTCTATGGACTCCGCCTATTCCAGCAGAAGCAAAAAATGGAATTTCAGCTAAGTCACATGCCACCAATGAAGAAGCAACTGTTGTCGCACCTAGACTTTTATTTGCTAAAATAACAGGGATATCTCGACTACTAACTTTTGGAATTCCCTTAGTTGAAGCAAATTGTTCTAATTCTTCATTATTCATACCAATTAAAAAATGACCATTTTTAAGACTAATAGTGGCAGGAATACTTCCTGATTCACGAATTACGGTTTCAATTTTTTGAGCAGTAATTAAATTTTCTGGAAAAGGTAGTCCATGCGCAATAACGGTAGATTCGACTCCAACAACTGGCTTTTGATTATGCAACGCATCAAGGACTTCTTCGCTGTATTTAAGCAAAGGATGTTTTTTTATTTTCAACATATTTTACCTCTTTCATTAATAATTTGGTTGTTTGTGTAGTAAATCTTTTTTTTCTATAATTTCCGGTTTGTAAACTTCTTTAAACCAATTTTCTTTTTCTATTTCTTCAAATGAAATTGAAATAACATTTTCAGAGCAATTTAAATTTCTTGAAATTGTTTGAATGATATCTAAAGTAATTTTGTCTCTCTGTTCTTTGCTACTTGAGGGAAAATGTTTTATTATAATGTGCGGCATGTTTCACCAATCTTCTTAGTTAATTGTAGTTCATTTGTAGTATTTTTTTTTTGTTTCTTCAAGTTAAAAATTAAAATTTTCTTCTTGCAGAATAGAATAATGATCTAAAGGTATATTTTTAATAATAATATTATCTTTTAAATGTAATAAATCTTTTTCAAAATTAGAAATATTGTCACCTTGTGTTAAGAAAATTTTGATAGGAGCTTTAATAATTTTATTTGTTAATTTATTTGTTGAAATAAAATTATATGTTGATTTTACCAATTCAACTATCCGTTTTGATATTTGATAATCAAAAGCATTATTGTTAGCTATAATAAAATTAATAAATAGTTCTTCATTATAGCAAATATTTAAACATATTTCTAATAATGGAGTATTAACTTTACCAAAGAACACAGAAAATAATACTGCAATAAATTTTTTATTGTCGAAAGAAGCTATTTCCCCAAATGTATTTGACTCAAGTATTGAATTTTTTATAATAGGCATTCCAGGAGCAATTAATATAACATCACTAACTTCTTCTCCTAATTTTTCTAATAAGTAACAAGTTTCATAGGCAACTTGCGCGCCAAAAGAATATCCCCAAAGTTTATACGGTCCAGTAGGTTTTATTTTTTTTATTAAATGAAGATCATGTTTAGCCATTTCTTCAATTGAATTATATGGTTTTTCATTATCATTCAATCCATAAGATTGTACACCATAAAATATAGTTTCCGAATTAATAGATTTACTTAAATTTTTTAAATTTAAACAAAATCCTCCAAGACCGGGCCAACAAAATATTGAATCATTACCTTCTTTTTCATTTAAATTAATAATTCTATTTAATTTTTTCTTATTGCTATTTTTAATAAATTCAGTTAATTTATCAATACTTTTATATTCAAAAAATGATTGGATAGGAATATCAATTTTAAATTCATTTTTTAATCTTTTTAGTATTTTAATTATTGTAATTGAATTTCCACCCAGTAAGAAAAAATTATCCGTTACCGAAAAATCTTTTATTTTTAGTTCGTCAATCCAAATTTGATATATAATGTTTTCAAGATCATTTCTTGGTTTAATTATGCTTGTGGATTTTATATCTACATTTAATGTTTTTAAATGCTCAATATCAATTTTACCATTGGCTGTTAACGGCATTTTTTCTAAAGTAATTACTTTATTTGGAATCATAAAATTAGGTAATTTCTTTTTAAGATCTTCTAAAATTATTTCAATTGGACCCTGCATATGTACTGAGTCTTCTTTCATCCCCATATCTTTTTTTTGTTCAATGCTTATTGAACCTCCAATACAAAAATAAGAAGCACTTTCTTTATTAAGATCCAATATTTTTTCTAATTTAAGAGCAGTTGGTAAACTATGTCCTGATTTTGAGCTATAACCAGAAGACACTAATCCAATATTAATATCATTCATTTGAAGATGCTGTAAGTACCTGCCTAAATCTATGTATTGGTGCCAGTTAGAGCTTTTGTTTATTAAACTAATTCCAAAATGGGATCTTTGATAAACAATTTGATTAATTGCTATAACTTCATTTTCTAAAACATAATCACTAGATACTTTGTTTAGATTATTTTGTTTTACTTCATACAGTCCAGAATCTAAATCTTTAAAATAATTATTTTGATTTTGAAAGTAAACTTCAATATCTTGAAATTTATCTAAATTATTATTTGAAGTTATTTGATATGATCCTAGATAGATATAGTCTTCTTTTAAATTTAAAATATTTAATAAATTAGGATCATAATTAAAATTTGTAATTTCAAGACCAAATTTAGGCAATATTTTATCAAATACACCTAATATATGTCCTGTTTCAAACTCTAGTACTTCTGAAACATTAAGCTGATAAACATTTTCTATTGCAGATTTTTTGCCGATAAAGTGAATTCTTAAATAATTTTCTTTAGAAGAGTTTATGTTACAAAAATTATAGAGTTTATGTTCTATAGGATGATAGTAGTAGTATCCATTATTTATAAAACTTAGATTACTACATTCCAAGTACATTTGAGTAGCATAAAGTGCACCAGGAGAAGCATATGAATATTTTGGTAAAAGTCTTTCGGAACTTTGATACTTTCCAAAATATCTGAGAATTTCACTAATGTTATCAAATGATAAATCGGTAATAAATTTTTTAAAAGAATTTTTATCTAACTGAAAATTAGAAATTAAATTTAAAATACTTTCCTTATTTACTGTATTTCCCTCAAAATTGCGATAACTTTTTCTTGAGAAAGCAAATCGAATCATTTCTTCATTTGGGGCTTTATAGTTTAAAGAATACGAGTCTTTTAATTCTAGTTCATTTTTACTATGAATCCCATTTTCTGCCAATTGCATTAAAACTTGATGTTTATTTTCTTTACTAATGTGATGTGGAGAAAATTTTCCTTGATCCATT
This is a stretch of genomic DNA from Pigmentibacter ruber. It encodes these proteins:
- a CDS encoding amino acid adenylation domain-containing protein; amino-acid sequence: MQKINSKLEGSNLYLINSFIENNLDFESNKFENLFKEILNRKNIFSKFLINCFKNPEKKAITYNNINYTYRDFLEYISNIRSHLNKIIACNKQIIAVYLENPLDIITNIWGIISSGSAYLPLSIEYPDNRIQYMLENSNVTNIITTKNLSKKIDNLVTSKSNIILSESFSQKYSEKFELNQLLEQSIIKSEDLCYVIYTSGSTGNPKGVMINHENIFNQMDWLEKNQSINDASIILQKTPISFDAAQWEILSLACGSQVVLTDSYSYMDPTKIISYINKHKVNTLQCVPTLLQGLLDTKELKSCNTLKYLFIGGEALNKSLISKSAKEIQTCNFINLYGPTECTINSSALNIDIKKIDMYEKIISIGKPISNMYYYVLNKYLEINPIGEIGELYIAGKGVGQGYLNNLITTKERFLPNPFSISSDDKILYKTGDLVKLLEDGSYLYCGRADNQIKLRGYRIELDEIKAVIEMNQWIKHAAVIVKNEIDNNSDYLIAFIELNPNEAVLMDQGKFSPHHISKENKHQVLMQLAENGIHSKNELELKDSYSLNYKAPNEEMIRFAFSRKSYRNFEGNTVNKESILNLISNFQLDKNSFKKFITDLSFDNISEILRYFGKYQSSERLLPKYSYASPGALYATQMYLECSNLSFINNGYYYYHPIEHKLYNFCNINSSKENYLRIHFIGKKSAIENVYQLNVSEVLEFETGHILGVFDKILPKFGLEITNFNYDPNLLNILNLKEDYIYLGSYQITSNNNLDKFQDIEVYFQNQNNYFKDLDSGLYEVKQNNLNKVSSDYVLENEVIAINQIVYQRSHFGISLINKSSNWHQYIDLGRYLQHLQMNDINIGLVSSGYSSKSGHSLPTALKLEKILDLNKESASYFCIGGSISIEQKKDMGMKEDSVHMQGPIEIILEDLKKKLPNFMIPNKVITLEKMPLTANGKIDIEHLKTLNVDIKSTSIIKPRNDLENIIYQIWIDELKIKDFSVTDNFFLLGGNSITIIKILKRLKNEFKIDIPIQSFFEYKSIDKLTEFIKNSNKKKLNRIINLNEKEGNDSIFCWPGLGGFCLNLKNLSKSINSETIFYGVQSYGLNDNEKPYNSIEEMAKHDLHLIKKIKPTGPYKLWGYSFGAQVAYETCYLLEKLGEEVSDVILIAPGMPIIKNSILESNTFGEIASFDNKKFIAVLFSVFFGKVNTPLLEICLNICYNEELFINFIIANNNAFDYQISKRIVELVKSTYNFISTNKLTNKIIKAPIKIFLTQGDNISNFEKDLLHLKDNIIIKNIPLDHYSILQEENFNF
- a CDS encoding pseudouridine-5'-phosphate glycosidase, with amino-acid sequence MLKIKKHPLLKYSEEVLDALHNQKPVVGVESTVIAHGLPFPENLITAQKIETVIRESGSIPATISLKNGHFLIGMNNEELEQFASTKGIPKVSSRDIPVILANKSLGATTVASSLVACDLAEIPFFASAGIGGVHRGAETSMDISADLIQFTRSKVAVVCAGAKNILDLNLTMEYLETQCIPIISYKSDDFPAFYCISSGIKSPHRVDDDEVIAKIIEKHWELGNKSSVLITSPINTEDAIAREEVEEIINKAMIAAEHAGIKGPMATPYLMKAVAQATAGKTVKANMSVLISTAELAGKLAKAHMNYLQNQMLN
- a CDS encoding DMT family transporter; translated protein: MKSTLSPSWILGLLAGVVLTLMINFNSHLAKTTSPLFASWSAHGIGTLTAILIIYLNSVVNKTKKETLKNIPIWSYFGGIPGAFTVILAVIAVNTTLGLSGTLSLMLVGQIIFGIISDLFGLFGTMKKSVNLKDFLVIFLILTGSWLIINFRT
- a CDS encoding HAD family hydrolase, with amino-acid sequence MKNGVIFDLDGTLIDTPAGIVEGFLYSLKCLNYNNVGVIDIRNTIGLPLEKAFASLLNVELENDLILLAIKNYHKAFNEIVLPKAKKLIFPGVIEGLTNLKEHGFILAIATSKYLKSANNLLSAAELLNYFDLIVGADLVKQAKPHPEMGLFVIEKLQLDPKNSFMIGDTTHDLLMAKDAGLRGIGVTYGIHDKSKLETAEPELISDNFNNVIQYILKQN
- a CDS encoding tautomerase family protein, which codes for MPHIIIKHFPSSSKEQRDKITLDIIQTISRNLNCSENVISISFEEIEKENWFKEVYKPEIIEKKDLLHKQPNY
- a CDS encoding questin oxidase family protein; translated protein: MENIIDSNFYRSLKSVPDLLNDISNHIEFNGHLSNHNKHAVVALARLSADINLINKFYFEYIECTTYGCGLEPPKISKYHITKQNWKDYLGKRTSYTSYYEFFKSEIEINGLNRVLSEYLPQLLPGWVSSLTHAAIHLGWGLDIKNKCMITEGLAYLCFSFISCHPEKVLKEDNQVFNSPIHSFLNILEEIDKDPQQFKHYIDSILKKEEEENNFNFHPELKRSGTQLRIATVLKYGHPLIYLEQAWISNLSTEESWNELFYLTTLIYLHHSCNFVVLHLLTSLHALKEIAFYLNKEEEQECLKNYWIGMNCILFAMVTMPNKNEFNQLIDKYYNKFDDFNDINISKYWKNIIESAFLEKEEHNPKMVYVLRKMWEESGYKSIYRIAANLFTTTPGLPESFKQMPNES
- a CDS encoding DMT family transporter, with protein sequence MTYFIFLAILNGVIIGTSRSINGKLSFYVGPLKASLWNHLGGFLFLSFLLYFIDSYKYIYTTTIPLVYLLGGVFGALFVTLNSYVFTKIGAVKTALLVISGQMISSVLLDFNFKNKISIFAQILGIILIITGVYLSKLEKLPFLKQSLKIK